From Bacillota bacterium, a single genomic window includes:
- the ilvE gene encoding branched-chain-amino-acid transaminase: protein MQWVYINGSFYPKPEAKVSVFDHGYLYGDGVFEGIRAYNGRVFKCKEHIDRLFDSARAIALEIPMSKEDLTEAMLETIRRNGLRDCYIRLVVSRGTGDLGLSPTKCPEPTIVIIADSISLYPDEMYENGMSIITSSVRRNSPASIDPQIKSLNYLNNILAKIQANNAGVPEALLLNENGLVCECTGDNIFIVKDGAVITPPIYVGALDGITRRAVMDICTRLGIPFQEKEITLFNVYGADECFLTGTAAELIAVTRVDDRVIGSGKCGPVTARLLEEFRKLTRSEGREIY from the coding sequence AGGCTAAAGTCTCGGTTTTTGATCACGGTTATCTCTATGGCGACGGGGTTTTCGAGGGTATAAGGGCGTATAACGGGCGCGTGTTCAAGTGCAAGGAGCATATCGACAGGCTCTTTGACTCGGCCAGGGCGATAGCCCTCGAGATTCCCATGTCGAAGGAAGACCTTACCGAGGCCATGCTCGAGACCATTCGCAGGAACGGGCTCAGGGATTGCTATATAAGGCTTGTGGTCTCGCGCGGCACGGGCGACCTGGGGCTGAGCCCAACGAAGTGTCCCGAGCCGACCATCGTCATCATCGCGGACTCCATCTCCCTGTATCCTGACGAGATGTATGAGAACGGGATGTCCATAATAACATCGTCGGTGCGGCGAAATAGCCCCGCAAGCATCGACCCTCAGATAAAATCCCTGAACTACCTCAATAATATCCTGGCCAAGATACAGGCCAACAATGCCGGCGTGCCCGAAGCCCTGCTCCTGAACGAGAATGGCCTCGTCTGCGAGTGCACGGGGGACAATATATTCATAGTCAAGGATGGTGCGGTCATAACCCCGCCGATCTATGTGGGGGCGCTGGACGGCATCACGCGGCGGGCCGTTATGGACATTTGCACCAGGCTGGGCATACCGTTCCAGGAGAAGGAGATCACCCTGTTCAATGTGTACGGCGCTGATGAGTGCTTCCTGACCGGCACCGCGGCCGAGCTGATCGCGGTCACCAGGGTTGATGATCGCGTAATCGGGAGCGGCAAGTGTGGGCCCGTCACGGCAAGGCTGCTCGAGGAGTTCCGGAAGCTCACGCGGTCTGAAGGCCGGGAGATATACTGA
- a CDS encoding AbrB/MazE/SpoVT family DNA-binding domain-containing protein: MDTSPCIPGEQEEESAGRDVSRERIKMFTDGSIEIPLHMREKLGIQAWDDILFAIEGEAIVITKATAPQVRAAEPHSFYLADNTRGSTCCVDTIDEKSH, translated from the coding sequence TTGGATACTAGTCCATGCATACCAGGGGAGCAGGAAGAAGAAAGCGCAGGAAGAGATGTATCAAGGGAACGGATAAAGATGTTCACTGACGGGTCGATCGAAATACCCCTCCATATGAGGGAGAAACTTGGCATCCAGGCATGGGATGACATCCTCTTTGCCATCGAGGGCGAGGCGATTGTAATTACGAAGGCAACCGCCCCACAGGTAAGGGCTGCTGAGCCCCATAGCTTTTACCTTGCTGATAATACAAGGGGCAGCACCTGCTGTGTCGACACTATAGATGAAAAATCTCATTAA
- a CDS encoding methylated-DNA--[protein]-cysteine S-methyltransferase: MLVASSQEGVVRLLLPTEPEAEFFAWLRRVFAGEGLGQDEEDGEGAGGINALAIAEINAYLSGRLSTFSAPVDMRGSDFRRAVWRKIAGIPYGRTATYGEIAAAIGRPGGARAVGAASGANPVPIIIPCHRVIGAGGSLVGYGGGLELKRHLLDLEARCMTSR; this comes from the coding sequence ATGCTGGTGGCCTCGTCACAGGAGGGGGTCGTCAGGCTCCTCCTGCCGACTGAGCCTGAGGCCGAGTTCTTTGCCTGGCTGCGCAGGGTATTTGCTGGGGAGGGCCTCGGCCAGGACGAGGAGGACGGTGAAGGGGCGGGCGGCATCAACGCTCTCGCGATCGCCGAGATCAATGCCTACCTTTCGGGCAGGCTCAGTACCTTTTCCGCGCCGGTCGATATGCGCGGCAGCGATTTCAGGCGGGCTGTGTGGCGCAAGATAGCCGGAATTCCTTACGGCAGGACGGCCACCTATGGTGAGATCGCAGCGGCCATCGGAAGGCCCGGGGGTGCAAGGGCGGTGGGCGCGGCAAGTGGGGCCAACCCTGTCCCGATTATCATACCATGTCACCGCGTAATCGGGGCCGGGGGAAGCCTCGTCGGCTATGGGGGCGGACTCGAGTTGAAGAGGCACCTTCTGGACCTGGAGGCTCGTTGCATGACTTCAAGGTAG
- a CDS encoding site-specific DNA-methyltransferase has product MEDCLEGMTKRLSPGSVDVVVTSPPYNLGVKYGRYDDTIDRDRYLSWTRSWASAVKRVLADGGSFFLNIGSKPTDPWVPFEVLGALRDIFCLQNVIHWIKSIAIAREDMGNYPGTGCDISVGHYKPINSDRFLNDCHEYIFHLTKSGDVELDRLSIGVPYQDKSNVARWSRDGSARDLRCRGNTWFIPYETIRSRDDERPHPATFPPRLPEMCIKLHGLDRCNLVMDPFLGIGNTAISCARLGKSFIGFEIDPDYFAEAIARTRRLHS; this is encoded by the coding sequence ATGGAGGATTGCCTGGAGGGGATGACAAAACGGCTCTCGCCCGGGTCGGTTGACGTTGTAGTGACATCCCCTCCATATAATCTCGGGGTGAAATACGGCAGGTATGATGACACGATAGACCGGGATAGGTACCTGTCATGGACGCGGAGCTGGGCCTCAGCCGTGAAACGTGTGCTCGCGGACGGGGGTTCGTTTTTCTTGAATATAGGCTCCAAGCCAACAGACCCCTGGGTGCCCTTCGAGGTGCTCGGCGCCCTGCGGGATATCTTCTGTCTCCAGAATGTAATCCACTGGATTAAGTCGATAGCTATAGCCCGGGAGGATATGGGGAATTACCCCGGCACCGGGTGCGACATATCCGTCGGGCATTATAAACCCATCAACAGCGACCGGTTTTTGAACGATTGTCATGAATATATCTTTCACCTGACAAAATCAGGCGACGTCGAGCTGGACAGGCTCTCGATAGGCGTCCCATACCAGGACAAGTCCAATGTCGCCCGCTGGAGCCGCGATGGCAGCGCGAGGGACCTCAGGTGCCGCGGCAATACATGGTTCATCCCATATGAGACCATACGGAGCCGCGATGATGAGCGGCCACACCCCGCTACATTCCCGCCCAGGCTTCCGGAGATGTGCATCAAGCTACACGGCCTCGATCGCTGTAACCTCGTGATGGACCCGTTCCTGGGGATCGGGAATACCGCCATCTCCTGCGCGCGGCTGGGGAAGTCGTTTATCGGTTTCGAGATAGACCCCGACTATTTTGCGGAGGCGATTGCCCGAACGCGGCGATTGCATTCTTGA
- a CDS encoding tryptophan synthase subunit alpha, which translates to MSENTATDSRLQRRFRELRAQNKKGLIIYICAGDPDIHTTFNLVKEISRAGADVIELGIPFSDPLADGPVIQAASTRALASGTNVGKILSLVDSLRYEEDLPEIPLVLMTYLNPIYRYGLAEFVRDAAAAGVDGLIVPDLPAGEEESTALINAMAGLRPSVDLIPLVAPTSTEERIRAAAAIAQGFIYCVSLTGVTGTRDSLSAELEGFIGRVRSLTDKPLAVGFGISRPEHARRVARYADAVIIGSAVVKAIHEATMSMGTGPDALASVRAVVEGFKNAIAAFGQSPPQNSRGLSRNR; encoded by the coding sequence ATGAGTGAGAATACCGCCACGGACTCGAGGCTTCAGAGGAGATTCAGGGAGCTACGTGCTCAGAACAAAAAGGGTCTGATCATATACATCTGCGCCGGGGACCCAGACATCCACACAACATTCAACCTTGTGAAGGAGATATCAAGGGCGGGAGCCGATGTCATCGAGCTTGGCATACCCTTCTCAGACCCGCTCGCCGACGGCCCTGTGATCCAGGCGGCCTCCACGCGCGCCCTGGCCTCCGGCACAAACGTAGGGAAGATATTGTCCCTTGTGGATTCCTTGAGATATGAGGAGGACCTTCCCGAGATTCCCCTGGTCCTGATGACCTACCTTAACCCGATCTACCGTTACGGCCTCGCTGAATTCGTCAGGGATGCCGCAGCCGCCGGCGTTGACGGCCTCATAGTCCCCGACCTCCCAGCGGGCGAAGAGGAAAGCACCGCGCTCATCAACGCCATGGCGGGACTCCGCCCTTCTGTGGATCTCATCCCCCTGGTCGCGCCGACCAGCACCGAGGAGCGAATCCGGGCGGCGGCAGCCATCGCTCAGGGCTTTATATATTGCGTATCCCTGACGGGGGTTACGGGCACGAGAGATTCTCTATCCGCAGAGCTGGAGGGCTTCATAGGCCGCGTAAGAAGCCTGACGGATAAGCCGCTCGCGGTGGGCTTCGGAATCTCGAGGCCCGAGCACGCCCGCCGGGTGGCCCGCTACGCCGATGCAGTGATAATCGGGAGCGCGGTAGTCAAGGCCATCCACGAGGCGACCATGAGCATGGGCACCGGACCTGACGCGCTGGCCAGCGTCCGCGCGGTTGTGGAGGGGTTCAAGAATGCAATCGCCGCGTTCGGGCAATCGCCTCCGCAAAATAGTCGGGGTCTATCTCGAAACCGATAA
- the trpB gene encoding tryptophan synthase subunit beta yields the protein MRDSNALPARFGPFGGQYVPETLMPALSQLEEAYLAARSDGPFQQEFEYYLRCYAGRPTPLYFAEGLTRRYGRARIYLKREDLAHTGAHKINNALGQVLLARRMGKTRIIAETGAGQHGVATATACAKFSIPCAVYMGEEDIERQRLNVFRMRLLGAEVIPVSQGSRTLKDAINEAIRDWVTNVATTHYVIGSVVGPHPYPTMVRDFQSVIGRETREQVLAIEGRLPSYLVACVGGGSNAMGFFHPFVNDSNVRFIGVEAAGLGIETGKHAATLTAGSPGVLHGAKSFLLQDDDGQVLPAYSISAGLDYPGVGPEHAYFKKTGRATYVSATDEEAVDAFLMLSKIEGIIPALESSHAIAYLDKLLPQTTPGDIVVVCLSGRGDKDVETVEKAMQAMQGCIR from the coding sequence ATGAGAGATAGCAACGCCCTCCCGGCCAGATTCGGTCCGTTTGGAGGGCAATATGTGCCGGAGACCCTCATGCCTGCGCTCAGCCAGCTCGAGGAGGCCTACCTGGCGGCCAGGTCCGATGGGCCATTCCAGCAGGAATTCGAATATTACCTGCGGTGCTATGCGGGACGACCGACGCCCCTTTACTTCGCCGAGGGCCTGACGCGACGCTACGGGAGGGCCAGGATCTATCTCAAGCGGGAGGACCTGGCCCACACCGGCGCCCATAAGATCAACAACGCCCTGGGCCAGGTGCTGCTCGCAAGGCGCATGGGCAAGACGAGGATCATAGCGGAGACAGGTGCCGGGCAACACGGCGTGGCCACGGCAACAGCCTGTGCGAAATTCTCCATCCCCTGCGCCGTGTACATGGGCGAGGAGGATATCGAGCGCCAGAGGCTGAATGTCTTCAGGATGCGGCTGCTGGGCGCGGAAGTAATCCCTGTATCCCAGGGAAGCCGCACGCTGAAGGATGCGATCAACGAAGCGATACGCGACTGGGTGACAAACGTGGCCACGACCCATTATGTAATAGGCTCGGTGGTCGGGCCTCACCCCTACCCAACAATGGTCCGGGACTTCCAGTCAGTTATCGGCAGGGAAACCAGGGAACAGGTCCTCGCAATCGAGGGAAGGTTGCCATCCTATTTGGTCGCCTGCGTGGGCGGGGGCAGCAACGCCATGGGTTTCTTTCACCCATTCGTGAATGACTCAAACGTCAGGTTTATAGGCGTTGAGGCCGCAGGGCTGGGCATCGAGACGGGCAAGCACGCAGCAACGCTCACAGCCGGGAGCCCCGGGGTGCTGCACGGGGCCAAAAGCTTCCTCCTCCAGGACGACGATGGTCAGGTCTTGCCCGCATATTCCATATCAGCCGGCCTCGATTACCCAGGGGTTGGGCCCGAGCATGCATATTTCAAGAAAACCGGGCGGGCGACCTACGTTTCAGCCACCGATGAGGAGGCCGTGGATGCGTTCCTGATGCTCTCAAAGATCGAGGGGATCATACCTGCGCTCGAGAGCTCGCACGCCATAGCGTACCTAGATAAACTCCTGCCGCAGACAACGCCCGGTGATATAGTCGTCGTTTGCCTCTCCGGGCGCGGCGACAAGGATGTCGAGACAGTGGAAAAAGCCATGCAGGCCATGCAAGGATGTATTCGATGA
- a CDS encoding phosphoribosylanthranilate isomerase codes for MNACGGRPELGSRGGRVWIKICGVSDIETARIAAGCGAGAIGFVFVGRSRRYIPPGLARQISCGLPRNIEKVGVFVDESPARVAEIARFCGLDLVQLHGGESPEYCKALSLPIIKAFRVESSARGGPEPEREPRPGLEPARELLGAMDQYAALPNVARFLLDAYVPGNPGGTGRIFDWIVAASVVGQARRPVILAGGLAPENVAHAIKVVRPFGVDVSSGVETCGRKDHEKIRRFIEEAEGAPPEACVDLEQLKANSQEGEPAT; via the coding sequence ATGAACGCGTGCGGAGGCAGGCCGGAACTGGGCTCTCGCGGGGGCCGGGTATGGATCAAGATATGCGGGGTATCGGATATTGAAACGGCCCGGATTGCGGCAGGATGCGGGGCTGGCGCTATCGGCTTCGTATTCGTGGGAAGGAGCCGTAGGTACATCCCGCCCGGGCTCGCCCGGCAAATCTCATGCGGCCTTCCGCGTAATATCGAGAAGGTAGGCGTCTTCGTCGACGAGTCCCCCGCCCGGGTTGCGGAAATCGCCAGGTTTTGCGGGCTCGACCTCGTCCAGCTGCACGGCGGGGAAAGCCCCGAATACTGCAAGGCGCTCAGCCTCCCCATTATAAAGGCATTCAGGGTTGAGAGTAGTGCCCGCGGTGGGCCGGAGCCGGAGCGGGAGCCAAGGCCCGGGCTCGAGCCGGCGAGGGAGCTTCTCGGGGCCATGGATCAATATGCTGCCCTGCCTAATGTGGCCCGTTTCCTCCTCGATGCCTATGTTCCTGGCAATCCGGGCGGGACGGGGAGGATCTTTGACTGGATAGTTGCCGCCTCGGTCGTGGGCCAGGCGCGCCGTCCGGTCATCCTGGCAGGAGGCCTCGCCCCTGAGAATGTTGCGCACGCCATAAAGGTTGTCCGGCCATTTGGCGTGGATGTATCGAGCGGGGTTGAGACCTGCGGCAGGAAGGACCATGAGAAGATACGGCGGTTCATCGAGGAGGCTGAAGGCGCACCGCCTGAAGCTTGCGTTGACCTTGAGCAGCTCAAGGCGAATTCACAGGAAGGAGAACCAGCAACATGA